The Serratia rhizosphaerae genome has a segment encoding these proteins:
- the rlmD gene encoding 23S rRNA (uracil(1939)-C(5))-methyltransferase RlmD, with protein MAQFYSPKRRVTTRQHTQIFTVTVSDLDPFGQGVARHNGKAVFIPGVLPGEQAEIQLTEDKRQFAKGKLKRLLSRSPQRVEPRCPHFGVCGGCQQQHADESLQQQSKAAALGRMIARETGVSVPQEAVIAGPQYGYRRRARLGLMWQPKRQTLQMGFRQAGSSELVSVTQCPVLAPELERLLTPLRACLSGLQAVKRLGHAELVLADNGPLLVLRHLDALRPADREALLTFARQNAVTIYLASDSEQLEKLCGDTPYYQVDGLRLDFSPRDFIQVNDAVNQQMVAQALEWLEIQPDDRVLDLFCGMGNFTLPLARRAKSVVGIEGVATLVANGQYNAHKNLLSNASFFHQNLEEDVERQPWAQQGFDKVMLDPARAGAAGVMSHIVKLAPTRVVYVSCNPTTLARDSKTLLSAGYRLARVRMLDMFPHTGHLESMALFIRQE; from the coding sequence ATGGCGCAATTCTACTCTCCCAAACGCCGCGTGACGACCCGGCAGCACACACAAATCTTCACCGTGACGGTGAGCGACCTCGATCCCTTCGGTCAGGGCGTGGCGCGCCACAACGGTAAAGCGGTGTTTATCCCGGGCGTACTGCCGGGCGAACAGGCGGAAATTCAGCTGACGGAAGACAAGCGTCAGTTCGCCAAAGGCAAGCTGAAACGCCTGCTGAGCCGCAGCCCGCAGCGGGTGGAGCCGCGCTGTCCGCACTTCGGCGTCTGCGGCGGCTGCCAACAGCAGCATGCGGATGAAAGCCTACAGCAGCAGAGCAAGGCGGCGGCGCTGGGACGGATGATCGCCCGCGAAACCGGCGTCAGCGTGCCGCAGGAGGCGGTAATCGCCGGGCCGCAATACGGCTATCGCCGGCGCGCGCGTCTGGGGCTGATGTGGCAGCCGAAGCGGCAAACCCTGCAGATGGGCTTTCGTCAGGCTGGCTCCAGCGAGCTGGTGTCGGTGACTCAGTGCCCGGTGCTGGCGCCGGAACTGGAGCGGCTGCTGACGCCGCTGCGCGCCTGCCTGAGCGGGCTGCAGGCGGTGAAGCGTCTGGGGCATGCCGAACTGGTGCTGGCGGACAACGGGCCGCTGCTGGTGTTGCGGCACCTGGACGCGCTGAGGCCGGCCGACCGCGAGGCGCTGCTGACCTTCGCCCGGCAAAATGCCGTAACGATTTATTTGGCGTCGGACAGCGAACAACTGGAGAAACTGTGCGGTGATACGCCGTATTATCAGGTTGACGGGCTACGCTTAGACTTCAGTCCGCGCGACTTTATTCAGGTGAACGATGCGGTAAACCAGCAGATGGTGGCGCAGGCGCTGGAGTGGCTGGAGATTCAGCCCGACGATCGGGTGTTGGATCTGTTCTGCGGCATGGGCAATTTCACCCTGCCGCTGGCGCGGCGGGCGAAATCGGTGGTCGGCATCGAAGGTGTTGCCACGCTGGTAGCGAATGGGCAATATAATGCACATAAGAATTTGCTGAGTAATGCGTCGTTTTTTCATCAGAATCTGGAAGAGGACGTGGAGCGGCAGCCTTGGGCTCAACAGGGATTTGATAAGGTTATGTTGGATCCTGCCCGGGCGGGCGCGGCTGGAGTGATGTCACATATTGTAAAACTGGCGCCGACGCGGGTGGTGTACGTTTCCTGTAACCCCACCACGCTGGCGCGCGACAGCAAAACGTTGCTGTCCGCCGGTTATCGTCTTGCGCGTGTGCGTATGCTGGATATGTTCCCGCACACGGGGCATCTTGAATCAATGGCGCTGTTTATTCGTCAGGAATAG
- the barA gene encoding two-component sensor histidine kinase BarA, with product MTKYSLRARMMILILAPTLLIGLLLSTFFVVHRYNELQEQLVDAGASIIEPLAVASEYGMTFRSRESVRQLVSLLHRRHSDIVRSITVFDAQNNLFVTSNYHHNFAQLQIPKGVPLPTDLMLTRRGDSLILRTPILSENQYPDEAAESGAHGDNNLGYVAIELDLQSVRLQQYKEVFVSTLLLLLCMCIAILFAYRLMRDVTGPIRNMVNTVDRIRRGQLDSRVEGFMLGELHMLKNGINSMAMSLTAYHEEMQQNIDQATFDLRETLEQMEIQNVELDLAKKRAQEAARIKSEFLANMSHELRTPLNGVIGFTRQMLKTELSATQNDYLQTIERSANNLLTIINDVLDFSKLEAGKLVLEHIPFALRETLDEVIVLLAPSAHEKGLELTLDVHNDVPEQVIGDSLRLQQVITNLLGNAVKFTETGNIDIRVELRNQLERQVELEVQIHDTGIGISERQQSQLFQAFRQADASISRRHGGTGLGLVITQKLVKEMNGDICFHSQLNRGSTFWFHITLDLNEDMMTRQPCLPELSGKTLAYIESNPTAAQATLNMLNATPLVVTHSPTLGQLPDGDYDFMLVGVPIPFRDNMAQHQDKLLKALNYAGRVILALPYQSQIDAEMLKEQGAVGCLVKPVTSTRLFPLLRMETPRQELAAPARKRLPLTVMAVDDNPANLKLIGTLLAEQVEKTLLCESGEEAIALARDNVLDLILMDIQMPNIDGIRTSELIRQMPHHNSTPIVAVTAHAVSGEREHLLQAGMDDYLAKPIDEAMLTHVLSRYHSGAQETETTPPPNAEPTASLDWSLALRQAANKQDLARDLLQMLLDFLPQVKERVQAVLDGAQDDTLLDLIHKLHGSCSYSGVPRLKQTCFYIEQQLRQGVAIEDLEPEWLELLDEIELVSQAARKHLG from the coding sequence ATGACCAAATACAGCCTGCGCGCGCGCATGATGATATTGATTCTGGCCCCTACATTATTGATCGGCCTGTTGCTCAGTACCTTCTTCGTCGTGCATCGTTATAATGAGCTGCAGGAGCAGCTGGTGGACGCCGGCGCCAGCATTATCGAACCGCTCGCCGTCGCCAGCGAATACGGCATGACCTTCCGCAGCCGTGAGTCGGTGCGCCAGCTGGTCAGCCTGCTGCACCGCCGCCACTCCGATATCGTGCGCTCCATCACCGTGTTCGACGCGCAGAACAACCTGTTTGTCACTTCCAATTATCACCATAATTTCGCCCAGTTGCAGATCCCGAAAGGTGTGCCATTGCCCACCGATCTGATGCTGACGCGCCGCGGCGACTCGCTGATCCTGCGTACGCCGATCCTGTCGGAGAACCAATACCCCGACGAGGCCGCCGAAAGCGGCGCGCACGGCGACAATAACCTCGGCTATGTGGCCATCGAGCTGGATCTGCAGTCGGTGCGCCTGCAGCAGTACAAAGAGGTGTTTGTCTCCACGCTGCTGTTGCTGCTGTGCATGTGTATCGCCATCCTGTTCGCCTACCGGCTGATGCGCGACGTCACCGGGCCGATCCGCAATATGGTCAACACCGTCGACCGTATCCGCCGCGGCCAGCTCGACAGCCGGGTGGAAGGCTTTATGCTCGGCGAACTGCATATGCTGAAAAACGGCATCAACTCCATGGCGATGTCGCTAACCGCCTATCACGAAGAGATGCAGCAGAATATCGATCAGGCGACGTTTGACCTGCGTGAAACGCTGGAGCAGATGGAGATCCAGAATGTCGAGCTGGATCTGGCTAAAAAGCGCGCGCAGGAAGCCGCGCGCATCAAATCCGAGTTCCTGGCCAATATGTCGCACGAGCTGCGCACCCCGCTGAACGGCGTGATCGGCTTTACCCGCCAGATGCTGAAAACCGAACTGAGCGCCACCCAGAACGACTACCTGCAAACCATCGAGCGCTCGGCAAACAACCTGCTGACCATCATCAACGACGTGCTGGATTTCTCCAAGCTGGAAGCCGGCAAGCTGGTGCTGGAGCATATTCCATTCGCGCTGCGCGAAACGCTGGACGAAGTGATCGTGCTGCTGGCGCCTTCCGCCCATGAAAAAGGGCTGGAGCTGACGCTCGATGTCCATAACGACGTGCCGGAACAGGTGATCGGCGACTCGCTGCGCCTGCAGCAGGTGATCACCAACCTGCTGGGCAACGCGGTCAAATTTACTGAAACCGGCAATATCGATATCCGGGTGGAATTGCGCAACCAGCTGGAGCGTCAGGTCGAGCTGGAGGTACAGATCCACGACACCGGCATCGGCATCTCCGAACGCCAGCAGTCGCAGCTGTTCCAGGCATTCCGGCAGGCGGACGCCAGCATCTCGCGCCGCCACGGCGGCACCGGCCTCGGTCTGGTGATCACCCAGAAGCTGGTGAAAGAGATGAACGGCGATATCTGTTTCCACAGCCAGCTTAACCGCGGATCCACCTTCTGGTTCCATATTACCCTGGATCTGAATGAAGACATGATGACGCGCCAGCCCTGCCTGCCGGAACTGAGCGGCAAGACGCTGGCCTATATCGAATCCAACCCGACGGCGGCGCAGGCGACGCTGAACATGCTCAACGCCACGCCGCTGGTCGTCACTCATTCGCCGACCCTCGGCCAACTGCCCGACGGCGATTACGACTTTATGCTGGTGGGCGTGCCGATCCCGTTCCGCGACAACATGGCGCAGCATCAGGACAAACTGCTGAAGGCGCTTAATTACGCCGGACGGGTGATTCTGGCCCTGCCGTACCAGTCGCAGATCGACGCCGAAATGCTGAAAGAACAGGGCGCGGTGGGCTGTCTGGTCAAACCGGTCACCAGCACCCGCCTGTTCCCGCTGCTGCGCATGGAAACGCCGCGTCAGGAGCTGGCCGCACCGGCGCGTAAACGCCTGCCGCTGACCGTGATGGCGGTGGACGACAATCCGGCCAACCTGAAGCTGATCGGCACCCTGCTGGCGGAGCAGGTGGAAAAAACGCTGCTGTGCGAAAGCGGCGAAGAAGCCATTGCGCTGGCGCGCGACAACGTGCTGGATCTGATTCTGATGGATATCCAGATGCCGAATATCGACGGCATCCGCACCAGCGAGCTGATCCGCCAAATGCCGCACCATAACTCCACGCCTATCGTCGCGGTCACCGCCCACGCGGTCAGCGGCGAACGGGAGCATCTGCTGCAGGCCGGCATGGATGATTACCTGGCGAAGCCGATCGACGAAGCGATGCTGACGCACGTCCTGTCGCGCTACCACAGCGGCGCGCAGGAGACGGAGACAACGCCGCCGCCGAACGCGGAGCCGACGGCGTCGCTGGATTGGTCGCTGGCGCTGCGTCAGGCGGCCAATAAACAGGATCTGGCGCGCGATCTGCTGCAAATGCTGCTCGACTTCCTGCCGCAGGTGAAAGAACGGGTACAGGCGGTGCTGGACGGCGCGCAGGACGACACGCTGCTGGATCTGATCCACAAACTGCACGGCAGCTGCAGCTACAGCGGCGTGCCGCGGCTGAAGCAGACCTGCTTCTATATTGAACAACAGCTGCGTCAGGGCGTCGCCATCGAGGATCTGGAGCCGGAGTGGCTGGAGCTGCTCGATGAAATCGAGCTGGTCAGCCAGGCGGCCAGAAAACACCTGGGTTAA
- a CDS encoding glycerate kinase produces MKIVIAPDSYKESLSALAVATCIEDGFREVFPAAEFVKLPLADGGEGTVEAMVAATGGRIITVEVTGPLGETTPAFFGLSGDGRSAFIEMAAASGLERLPAGRRNPLKTTSYGTGELIRCALEHGVRHCIIGIGGSATNDGGAGMVQALGARLLDERGEEIGFGGAALATLAQIDLSRLDARIDQCRFEVACDVTNPLTGPEGASAIFGPQKGATPQMVAELDGALGHYAQVIKRTLGVDVEQVPGAGAAGGMGAGLLAFCRAELRQGIEIVTEALGLDALVRDATLVITGEGRIDSQSIKGKVPIGVARVAKRYGKPVIGIAGSLSDDVGVVHQHGVDAVFSVLYRVCTLEEALHDAAENVRATARNIAATLKVAQGQ; encoded by the coding sequence ATGAAAATAGTGATCGCGCCGGATTCATATAAAGAGAGTTTATCCGCGCTGGCGGTGGCCACCTGCATTGAGGACGGGTTCCGCGAGGTGTTTCCCGCGGCGGAATTCGTCAAACTGCCGCTGGCCGACGGCGGAGAAGGAACGGTGGAAGCCATGGTGGCGGCGACCGGCGGGCGGATTATCACGGTGGAGGTCACCGGGCCGCTAGGCGAGACGACGCCGGCGTTTTTCGGCCTGTCCGGCGACGGACGCAGCGCGTTTATCGAGATGGCGGCGGCCAGCGGGTTGGAGCGGCTGCCCGCCGGGCGGCGCAACCCGCTGAAAACCACCTCCTACGGCACCGGTGAGCTGATCCGCTGCGCGCTGGAGCATGGCGTCAGGCACTGCATTATCGGCATTGGCGGTAGTGCGACCAATGACGGCGGCGCAGGCATGGTGCAGGCGCTGGGCGCGCGGCTGCTGGACGAGCGCGGCGAGGAGATCGGTTTTGGCGGCGCCGCGCTGGCGACGCTGGCGCAGATAGATCTCAGCCGGTTGGACGCGCGTATCGACCAGTGCCGGTTTGAGGTGGCCTGCGATGTGACCAACCCGCTGACCGGCCCGGAGGGCGCCTCCGCCATTTTCGGCCCTCAGAAGGGGGCGACGCCGCAGATGGTGGCGGAACTGGACGGCGCGCTGGGCCACTATGCGCAGGTGATCAAGCGTACGCTGGGCGTGGATGTCGAGCAGGTGCCCGGCGCCGGCGCGGCCGGCGGCATGGGCGCCGGACTGTTGGCGTTTTGCCGGGCGGAGCTGCGCCAGGGGATTGAGATCGTCACCGAGGCGTTGGGGCTGGACGCGTTGGTGCGTGACGCGACGCTGGTGATCACCGGCGAAGGACGCATCGATAGCCAGAGCATCAAAGGCAAGGTGCCGATTGGCGTGGCGCGGGTCGCCAAACGTTACGGCAAACCGGTGATCGGCATTGCCGGCAGCCTGAGCGACGACGTCGGCGTGGTGCATCAGCACGGAGTGGATGCGGTGTTCAGCGTGCTGTATCGCGTCTGTACGCTGGAAGAGGCGTTGCACGACGCTGCCGAAAACGTGCGGGCGACGGCGCGCAATATTGCGGCGACGCTGAAGGTGGCGCAGGGGCAGTAA
- the garR gene encoding 2-hydroxy-3-oxopropionate reductase, which yields MKIGFIGLGIMGKPMSKNLLKAGYALVVLNHRAETTAELSELGAESADTPKAVAAQCDIVITMLPNSPQVQEVVLGENGVIEGAKPGSVVIDMSSIAPLASREISARLAEKQVAMLDAPVSGGEPKAIDGTLSVMVGGEKAVFDRCYEVMKAMAGSVVHTGEIGAGNVTKLANQVIVALNIAAMSEALVLATKAGVDPERVYQAIRGGLAGSTVLDAKAPMVLARNFKPGFRIELHIKDLANALDTSHGIGAQLPLTSAVMEMMQALRVDDLGGADHSALACYYEKLAKVQVTS from the coding sequence ATGAAAATTGGATTTATCGGCCTGGGCATTATGGGCAAACCGATGAGCAAAAACCTGTTGAAAGCCGGCTATGCGCTGGTGGTGCTGAATCATCGGGCGGAAACCACCGCCGAGCTGAGCGAGCTGGGTGCGGAGAGCGCCGATACGCCTAAAGCGGTGGCTGCGCAGTGCGACATCGTGATCACCATGCTGCCCAACTCGCCGCAGGTGCAGGAGGTAGTGCTGGGGGAGAACGGCGTTATCGAGGGGGCGAAACCGGGCTCGGTGGTGATTGATATGAGTTCGATCGCGCCGCTGGCCAGCCGGGAAATCAGCGCCAGACTGGCGGAAAAGCAGGTTGCCATGCTGGATGCGCCGGTCAGCGGCGGCGAACCTAAGGCGATTGACGGCACGCTGTCGGTGATGGTCGGCGGCGAGAAGGCGGTGTTCGACCGCTGCTATGAAGTGATGAAGGCGATGGCCGGCTCGGTGGTGCATACCGGCGAGATCGGCGCCGGCAACGTGACGAAACTGGCGAACCAGGTGATCGTCGCGCTGAATATCGCCGCGATGTCGGAAGCGCTGGTGCTGGCCACCAAGGCCGGCGTCGATCCTGAACGGGTATATCAGGCGATTCGCGGCGGGCTGGCGGGCAGCACGGTGCTGGACGCCAAAGCGCCGATGGTGCTGGCGCGTAATTTCAAACCGGGGTTCCGCATCGAATTGCACATCAAGGATCTGGCTAACGCGCTGGACACTTCGCACGGCATCGGCGCGCAGCTGCCGCTGACCTCGGCGGTGATGGAGATGATGCAGGCGCTGCGGGTCGACGATCTGGGCGGTGCGGACCACAGCGCTTTGGCCTGTTATTACGAGAAGTTGGCCAAAGTCCAAGTCACGAGTTAG
- the garL gene encoding 2-dehydro-3-deoxyglucarate aldolase codes for MNSCHNRFRQSLQQGETLIGCWSALGNPISTEVLGLAGFDWLVLDGEHAPNDITTFVPQLMALKGSSSAAVVRPPCNEPVIIKRLLDIGFFNFLIPFVESEEQALQAVAATRYPPAGIRGVSVSHRSNGYGTVSDYFSSVNDNISVLVQIETQAGIDHLDAIAAVEGVDGIFVGPGDLSAALGYLGQPNHPQVQAAIRHIFERAAAAGKPSGILAPAEADARRYLEWGAKFVAVGSDLGVLRGATQALRDRFKPGVK; via the coding sequence ATGAACAGTTGTCACAACCGCTTTCGTCAGTCTCTGCAGCAGGGGGAAACCCTTATCGGCTGTTGGTCGGCGCTGGGCAATCCGATCTCGACCGAAGTGCTGGGGCTGGCCGGTTTCGACTGGCTGGTGCTGGACGGCGAGCATGCGCCGAATGATATCACCACCTTTGTGCCGCAGCTGATGGCGCTGAAGGGCAGCAGCAGTGCGGCGGTGGTGAGGCCGCCCTGTAACGAGCCGGTGATTATCAAACGCCTGCTGGATATCGGTTTTTTTAACTTCCTGATCCCGTTTGTGGAGAGTGAAGAGCAGGCGTTGCAGGCGGTGGCGGCCACGCGCTATCCGCCGGCCGGCATTCGCGGCGTGTCGGTCTCCCACCGCAGCAACGGCTACGGCACGGTCAGCGATTACTTCAGCAGCGTTAACGACAATATCAGCGTGCTGGTGCAGATCGAAACGCAGGCGGGCATCGACCATCTGGATGCCATTGCCGCGGTGGAGGGCGTTGACGGTATCTTCGTCGGCCCCGGGGATCTGTCCGCCGCGCTGGGGTATCTCGGCCAGCCGAATCATCCGCAGGTGCAGGCGGCTATTCGGCACATCTTTGAGCGTGCGGCGGCGGCGGGGAAACCGAGCGGCATTCTGGCACCGGCCGAAGCCGATGCGCGCCGCTATCTGGAGTGGGGGGCGAAATTTGTCGCCGTCGGCAGTGATTTAGGCGTGCTGCGCGGTGCGACGCAGGCGCTGCGCGACCGTTTTAAACCTGGTGTGAAATAA
- the gudD gene encoding glucarate dehydratase, protein MTTFHSAPKIIAMQVVPVAGHDSMLLNLSGAHAPFFTRNIVILQDNAGNTGVGEVPGGEKIRQTLEDAQPQVVGKTLGEYKNVMTAVRQRFADRDAAGRGQQTFDLRTTIHVVTGIEAAMLDLLGQFLEVPVAALLGDGQQRESVEMLGYLFYIGDRNKTPLPYQSQPDDACDWYRLRHEEALTPQAVVRLAEAAYEKYGFNDFKLKGGVLAGEEEADAVTALAERFPQARITLDPNGAWSLEEAIRLGRRLRNVLAYAEDPCGAEQGFSGREVMAEFRRATGLPTATNMIATDWRQMHHTLQLQSVDIPLADPHFWTMQGSVRVAQLCHEFGLTWGSHSNNHFDISLAMFTHVAAAAPGNIAAIDTHWIWQEGNQRLTREPLTIAGGRVAVPQKPGLGIELDRDRLMKAHELYKTHGLGARDDAMGMQFLVPDWAFDNKRPCLVR, encoded by the coding sequence ATGACCACGTTTCACAGTGCTCCAAAAATTATCGCCATGCAGGTGGTGCCGGTCGCCGGCCATGACAGCATGCTGCTGAACCTGAGCGGCGCCCACGCGCCGTTTTTCACCCGCAATATCGTGATTCTGCAGGATAACGCCGGCAATACCGGTGTCGGAGAGGTGCCGGGCGGCGAAAAGATCCGCCAGACGCTGGAGGATGCACAGCCGCAGGTGGTGGGGAAAACGCTCGGCGAATATAAAAACGTGATGACGGCGGTGCGCCAGCGCTTCGCCGATCGCGATGCGGCGGGGCGCGGCCAGCAGACGTTCGATCTGCGCACCACCATCCACGTGGTAACCGGCATTGAAGCGGCGATGCTCGATCTGCTGGGGCAGTTCCTGGAGGTGCCGGTGGCGGCGCTGCTGGGGGACGGGCAGCAGCGCGAGTCGGTGGAGATGCTCGGCTATCTGTTCTATATCGGCGACCGCAATAAAACCCCGCTGCCGTATCAGAGCCAGCCGGACGACGCCTGCGACTGGTACCGGCTGCGCCATGAGGAGGCGCTGACGCCGCAGGCGGTGGTGCGCCTGGCGGAAGCCGCCTATGAGAAATACGGTTTTAACGACTTCAAGCTGAAAGGCGGGGTGCTGGCCGGCGAAGAAGAAGCTGATGCAGTCACCGCGCTGGCGGAGCGTTTCCCGCAGGCGCGCATCACGCTCGATCCGAACGGCGCCTGGTCGCTGGAGGAAGCGATCCGTCTGGGCAGGCGGCTGCGCAACGTGCTGGCTTACGCCGAGGATCCGTGCGGCGCCGAGCAGGGCTTCTCCGGTCGCGAAGTGATGGCGGAGTTCCGCCGCGCCACCGGCTTGCCGACCGCCACCAATATGATCGCTACCGACTGGCGCCAGATGCACCATACGCTGCAGCTGCAGTCGGTGGATATCCCGCTGGCGGATCCGCACTTCTGGACCATGCAGGGATCGGTGCGGGTGGCCCAGCTGTGCCACGAATTCGGTCTGACCTGGGGATCGCACTCCAATAACCATTTCGATATCTCGCTGGCGATGTTCACCCACGTGGCCGCCGCCGCGCCGGGCAACATCGCCGCCATTGATACCCACTGGATCTGGCAGGAAGGCAACCAGCGCCTGACGCGCGAACCGCTGACCATCGCCGGCGGCCGCGTGGCGGTGCCGCAGAAGCCGGGGCTGGGGATCGAGCTGGATCGCGATCGCCTGATGAAGGCGCATGAGCTGTATAAAACCCACGGCCTCGGCGCGCGCGATGACGCGATGGGTATGCAGTTCCTGGTGCCGGATTGGGCCTTCGATAATAAACGCCCTTGCCTGGTGCGCTAA
- a CDS encoding enolase C-terminal domain-like protein yields the protein MSDTQSTPTITAMRVIPVAGYDSMLLNIGGAHGACFTRNIVVLTDSAGHTGVGEAPGGEVIYQTLTAAMPQVVGQQVARMNSLVHALHGGSQPADFDAFASGAWTFELRVNAVAALEAALLDLLGQCLGVPVAELLGPGKQRDAVTVLGYLFYIGDRRHTDLPYQAGEQGGHPWYHLRHQEAMDTAAIVELAAAAQDRYGFKDFKLKGGVLPGEQEIEAVCALAQRFPQARITVDPNGAWRLDEAIALCRGMNGILTYAEDPCGAEQGFSGREVMAEFRRATGLPVATNMIATNWREMRHATQLQAVDIPLADPHFWTMSGAVRVAQLCDMWGLTWGCHSNNHFDISLAMFTHVGAAAPGKPTAIDTHWIWQEGQHLTKNPLQIVDGKIALPDAPGLGIELDWQALEQAHRLHQTLPSGARNDAQAMQYLVPGWRFDRRRPAFGR from the coding sequence ATGAGCGATACGCAGAGCACGCCAACCATCACCGCCATGCGCGTGATCCCGGTCGCCGGCTACGACAGCATGCTGCTGAATATCGGCGGCGCCCACGGCGCCTGTTTCACCCGCAATATCGTGGTGCTGACCGATAGCGCCGGCCATACCGGCGTGGGCGAAGCGCCGGGCGGCGAGGTGATTTACCAGACGCTGACGGCGGCGATGCCGCAGGTGGTGGGGCAGCAGGTTGCGCGGATGAACAGTCTGGTGCACGCGCTGCACGGCGGCAGCCAGCCGGCAGATTTCGACGCCTTCGCCAGCGGCGCCTGGACGTTTGAACTGCGGGTCAACGCGGTGGCGGCGCTGGAGGCCGCGCTGCTGGATCTGCTGGGGCAGTGTCTTGGCGTACCGGTGGCGGAGCTGCTTGGCCCCGGCAAACAGCGCGATGCGGTGACGGTGTTGGGCTATCTGTTTTACATCGGCGACCGCCGGCACACCGATTTGCCGTATCAGGCCGGTGAGCAGGGCGGCCACCCGTGGTATCACCTGCGCCATCAGGAAGCGATGGATACGGCAGCCATCGTCGAGCTGGCGGCGGCGGCGCAGGATCGCTACGGCTTTAAGGATTTTAAACTCAAGGGCGGCGTACTGCCGGGCGAGCAGGAGATCGAGGCGGTGTGCGCCCTGGCGCAGCGCTTCCCGCAGGCGCGCATCACCGTCGATCCCAACGGCGCCTGGCGGCTGGATGAGGCTATCGCGCTGTGCCGCGGCATGAACGGCATCCTGACCTATGCGGAAGACCCCTGCGGCGCAGAGCAGGGCTTTTCCGGCCGTGAAGTGATGGCCGAGTTCCGCCGGGCAACCGGCTTGCCGGTGGCGACCAATATGATTGCCACCAACTGGCGGGAAATGCGCCACGCCACACAGCTGCAGGCGGTGGATATTCCGCTGGCGGATCCGCACTTCTGGACGATGTCCGGCGCGGTGCGGGTTGCGCAGCTGTGCGACATGTGGGGGCTGACCTGGGGCTGCCACTCCAATAACCACTTCGATATTTCTCTGGCGATGTTTACCCACGTCGGCGCGGCGGCGCCGGGGAAACCGACCGCCATCGATACCCACTGGATCTGGCAGGAAGGCCAGCATCTGACGAAAAACCCATTGCAAATCGTCGACGGAAAAATTGCGCTGCCCGACGCGCCGGGTCTCGGCATTGAGCTGGACTGGCAGGCGCTGGAACAGGCGCACCGGCTGCATCAGACGCTGCCGAGCGGGGCGCGCAACGATGCCCAGGCGATGCAGTATCTGGTGCCCGGTTGGCGTTTTGACCGCCGGCGCCCGGCGTTCGGCCGTTGA
- a CDS encoding MFS transporter codes for MSTISSATGAIKRTNTRYWIVVMLFIVTSFNYGDRATLSIAGSAMAQDIGLDPVGMGYIFSAFSWAYVIGQIPGGWLLDRFGSKRVYFWSIFIWSLFTLLQGFVDIFSGFGIVAALFALRFLVGLAEAPSFPGNSRIVAAWFPAHERGTAVSIFNSAQYFATVIFAPIMGWLTHAVGWSHVFFFMGGLGIVLSFIWLKVVHNPKDHPRINQAEMDYIEAGGALTNMDQKQPQAQPVKGEKWRQIKQLLQSRMMVGVYIGQYCINALTYFFITWFPVYLVQARGMSILKAGFVASVPAICGFVGGVLGGVISDYLMRRTNSLTFSRKAPIVIGMLLSMSMIFCNYVDTEWMVVGIMAMAFFGKGLGALGWAVMADTAPKEISGLSGGLFNMFGNISGIVTPIAIGYIIGTTGSFNGALLYVGIHALLAVVSYLFIVGEIKRIELKPVARGA; via the coding sequence ATGTCAACAATCAGTTCCGCAACCGGCGCAATAAAAAGAACCAATACGCGCTACTGGATTGTGGTGATGCTGTTTATCGTCACGTCATTCAACTACGGCGACCGCGCCACGCTGTCGATCGCCGGCTCGGCAATGGCTCAGGATATCGGGCTGGATCCGGTCGGGATGGGCTACATCTTCTCCGCCTTTTCCTGGGCGTACGTCATCGGCCAGATCCCCGGCGGCTGGCTGCTGGATCGTTTTGGATCGAAGCGCGTCTATTTCTGGAGCATCTTTATCTGGTCGCTGTTCACTCTGCTGCAGGGGTTTGTCGATATCTTCAGCGGCTTCGGCATTGTCGCGGCGCTGTTTGCCCTGCGTTTTCTGGTCGGACTGGCGGAAGCGCCGTCGTTCCCGGGCAACAGCCGCATCGTCGCCGCCTGGTTCCCCGCTCATGAGCGCGGCACGGCGGTGTCGATTTTCAACTCGGCGCAGTATTTCGCCACGGTGATCTTCGCGCCGATCATGGGCTGGCTGACGCACGCCGTCGGCTGGTCGCATGTGTTCTTCTTTATGGGCGGGCTGGGGATTGTGCTGAGCTTTATCTGGCTGAAGGTGGTGCATAACCCGAAAGATCACCCGCGCATCAACCAGGCCGAAATGGACTATATCGAAGCCGGCGGCGCGCTGACCAATATGGATCAGAAGCAGCCGCAGGCGCAGCCGGTGAAAGGCGAGAAATGGCGGCAGATCAAACAGCTGCTGCAGTCGCGCATGATGGTCGGCGTTTATATCGGCCAGTACTGCATCAACGCGCTGACCTACTTCTTTATTACCTGGTTTCCGGTCTATCTGGTGCAGGCGCGCGGCATGTCGATTCTGAAAGCCGGCTTTGTCGCCTCGGTGCCGGCCATCTGCGGCTTCGTCGGCGGCGTGCTGGGCGGGGTGATCTCTGATTATCTGATGCGCCGCACCAACTCGCTGACCTTCTCGCGCAAGGCGCCGATCGTGATCGGTATGCTGCTGTCGATGTCGATGATCTTCTGTAACTACGTAGACACCGAGTGGATGGTGGTCGGCATTATGGCGATGGCGTTCTTCGGCAAGGGGCTGGGGGCGTTGGGCTGGGCGGTGATGGCCGATACCGCGCCGAAAGAGATCAGCGGCCTGAGCGGCGGGCTGTTCAATATGTTCGGCAATATCTCCGGCATCGTGACGCCGATCGCCATCGGCTACATCATCGGCACCACCGGCTCATTCAACGGCGCGCTGCTGTACGTCGGCATCCATGCGCTGCTGGCGGTGGTCAGCTATCTGTTTATCGTCGGTGAAATCAAACGCATCGAACTGAAACCTGTCGCACGGGGGGCATGA